From one Abditibacteriaceae bacterium genomic stretch:
- a CDS encoding sugar phosphate isomerase/epimerase, whose product MSLQTQTGGFPIGFRRGWSDWQKDLPSLCAWATQNELGVIDLGADGAEAAPIAAAAGLQIGSVDALDWGALMSPDAGKRADAVARNAEYITACAGAGARNFFAVLLPEKPELPRKENFGYAVESLAALAPTFEQNNARLVLEGYPGAGALACTPETVRALLKEVPSQGIGLNYDPSHLWRMNIDALRFLREFASRVGHVHGKDTEILPDNVYEFGTEQSATFAKNPAFGGASWRYTIPGKGMTPWSEVFSILQEHGYNGAVSIELEDANYNGTTEGEHNGILEGARYLAQQ is encoded by the coding sequence ATGAGCTTGCAAACTCAAACCGGCGGTTTCCCGATTGGCTTCCGCCGTGGCTGGAGCGATTGGCAGAAAGATTTGCCTTCGCTTTGCGCGTGGGCCACACAAAACGAACTCGGCGTTATCGATCTGGGTGCCGATGGCGCGGAAGCGGCGCCCATCGCAGCCGCCGCCGGATTGCAAATCGGTTCAGTCGATGCGCTCGATTGGGGCGCTTTGATGTCGCCCGATGCTGGCAAACGTGCTGACGCGGTTGCGCGGAATGCCGAATATATCACGGCGTGTGCCGGAGCCGGAGCGCGCAATTTCTTCGCTGTGCTGCTGCCGGAAAAGCCCGAATTGCCGCGCAAAGAAAACTTCGGCTACGCTGTCGAAAGCCTCGCTGCTCTTGCGCCGACGTTTGAGCAAAACAATGCGCGGCTGGTTCTCGAAGGCTATCCAGGCGCGGGCGCTCTGGCTTGCACACCCGAAACTGTGCGCGCGTTGTTGAAAGAAGTGCCATCGCAGGGCATTGGCCTCAATTACGACCCGTCGCACCTGTGGCGCATGAACATCGACGCGCTGCGTTTCTTGCGCGAATTCGCGTCGCGCGTCGGTCATGTTCACGGCAAAGACACCGAAATTCTGCCTGACAACGTTTACGAATTTGGAACCGAACAGTCCGCAACGTTCGCCAAGAACCCGGCGTTTGGCGGAGCAAGCTGGCGCTACACCATTCCCGGAAAAGGGATGACGCCGTGGAGCGAAGTTTTTTCGATTCTTCAAGAACACGGCTACAACGGCGCAGTCTCGATTGAGCTCGAGGACGCCAA
- a CDS encoding response regulator transcription factor, producing the protein MNVQLKFLIVDDHAVVRQGLKHILQEEWAGATFGEAPNVAAMLPIFRKEAWNVVLLDINMPGRSGLDVLRDLKTEKPNVPVLILSGHPEDQYAVRVLKAGASGYLPKETASDELIKAVRKVLDGGKYVSATLAEQIASGLGKESEKMPHESLSDREYQVMRLIAAGKTPTQIAAELMLSVKTISTFRTRVLAKMGRKTNADLIQYALQHNLLDS; encoded by the coding sequence ATGAACGTCCAACTGAAATTTCTTATCGTCGATGATCACGCCGTTGTGCGTCAGGGCTTGAAGCACATTTTGCAGGAAGAATGGGCGGGCGCGACCTTTGGCGAAGCGCCCAACGTCGCCGCGATGCTGCCGATTTTTCGCAAGGAGGCGTGGAATGTTGTCCTGCTTGACATCAATATGCCGGGCCGCAGCGGTCTCGATGTACTGCGCGACTTGAAAACCGAGAAACCAAATGTTCCGGTTCTCATTCTCAGTGGCCATCCCGAAGATCAATACGCAGTACGTGTGTTGAAAGCGGGCGCGTCGGGCTATCTGCCCAAAGAAACCGCGTCGGACGAACTGATTAAAGCGGTTCGCAAAGTGTTGGACGGCGGCAAATATGTCAGCGCAACTCTGGCGGAACAAATTGCTTCAGGGCTGGGAAAAGAAAGCGAGAAGATGCCGCACGAATCGCTCTCCGACCGAGAATACCAAGTGATGCGTTTAATCGCTGCTGGTAAAACGCCGACGCAAATCGCTGCGGAATTGATGCTGAGCGTCAAAACTATCAGTACGTTTCGCACGCGCGTTCTGGCAAAGATGGGCCGGAAAACCAACGCCGACCTGATTCAATACGCGCTTCAGCACAATTTGCTTGATAGCTAA
- a CDS encoding PAS domain-containing protein, producing the protein METSRAAQQHRLFASAIHNLSSGVVITDPHQVDNPIIFVNPSFSAITGYEPAEACGRNCRFLQGESTDPQSVSDLREAIAAHKPFRGLLQNYRKDGTVFSNGLVITPVFDDNGELLNFVGLINDVSASREQMRALAARLTQVREEERTQIAREIHDVLGQPLTALKMELSLLRKKSAGVAEPDVFEEKIRTMSQLIDSTIGTVRKIATQLRPALLDDLGLEAAAEWQVKEFTNRSGIVCRFASKLGETEISPDSSTALFRILGEALTNVARHAEASRVEVKLSIKGRNAVLQVRDNGRGFSVGTTNTKSLGLLGMRERAWLVGGKVEVKGVVAKGTTVVAEVPLHGEMPSSAEGGL; encoded by the coding sequence ATGGAAACTTCTCGCGCGGCTCAGCAGCATCGTTTGTTCGCTTCGGCGATTCACAACCTCAGTTCGGGCGTTGTCATCACCGATCCGCATCAAGTCGATAATCCCATCATCTTTGTAAACCCCAGCTTTTCGGCGATTACTGGCTACGAGCCTGCCGAAGCGTGTGGCCGCAATTGCCGCTTTCTGCAGGGCGAAAGCACCGACCCGCAAAGTGTGAGCGATTTGCGCGAAGCGATTGCGGCCCACAAGCCGTTTCGCGGTTTGCTGCAAAACTATCGCAAAGACGGAACAGTTTTCAGCAATGGATTGGTGATTACGCCGGTTTTTGACGACAACGGCGAACTGCTGAATTTCGTCGGGCTCATTAACGATGTTTCGGCGTCGCGCGAGCAGATGCGCGCTTTGGCCGCGCGTTTAACGCAAGTGCGCGAAGAAGAACGCACGCAAATCGCGCGCGAAATCCACGACGTTCTCGGACAGCCGCTCACCGCGCTCAAGATGGAGCTTTCGCTATTGCGGAAGAAATCGGCGGGTGTCGCCGAACCGGATGTTTTTGAAGAAAAGATTCGCACGATGTCGCAACTCATCGATTCGACAATCGGAACGGTGCGCAAAATTGCCACGCAGTTGCGGCCCGCGCTGCTTGACGATTTGGGTTTGGAAGCTGCCGCTGAATGGCAGGTCAAAGAATTCACCAATCGTTCGGGCATTGTGTGTCGTTTCGCATCCAAACTCGGCGAAACCGAAATTTCGCCCGATAGCTCGACGGCGTTGTTTCGCATTCTGGGCGAAGCTCTTACCAACGTCGCGCGCCACGCCGAAGCTTCGCGCGTCGAAGTGAAGCTGAGTATCAAGGGCCGCAACGCCGTTTTGCAGGTGCGCGACAACGGGCGTGGTTTCTCAGTCGGCACAACCAATACCAAGTCACTCGGCTTGTTGGGAATGCGCGAACGGGCGTGGCTTGTCGGTGGCAAAGTCGAAGTCAAAGGGGTAGTTGCCAAAGGTACAACCGTTGTGGCTGAAGTGCCGCTGCATGGCGAAATGCCGAGTTCTGCCGAAGGCGGCTTATGA
- a CDS encoding peptidylprolyl isomerase, producing the protein MAKQYPAPPALAIDLNTKYTATFDTTKGQIVVELFASDVPVTVNNFVFLAREGFYNGTKFHRVISDFMIQGGDPTGTGMGGPGYKFADEPSATPRKHKVGSLSMANAGRNTNGSQFFITHVATPHLDGMHTVFGQVLVGQDIVDAIRQGDVINSITISEA; encoded by the coding sequence ATGGCAAAGCAATATCCAGCGCCTCCCGCGCTCGCAATCGACCTCAACACGAAATACACCGCGACCTTCGACACCACCAAAGGCCAGATCGTCGTCGAGCTGTTCGCTTCGGACGTTCCTGTGACAGTCAACAACTTTGTTTTTCTGGCGCGCGAAGGTTTTTATAACGGCACTAAGTTTCACCGCGTCATTTCCGACTTCATGATTCAGGGCGGCGACCCCACCGGCACCGGCATGGGCGGCCCAGGCTACAAGTTCGCCGACGAGCCTTCGGCAACCCCGCGCAAGCACAAAGTCGGCTCGCTTTCGATGGCCAACGCCGGACGCAACACCAACGGCAGCCAGTTCTTCATCACGCACGTTGCCACGCCTCACCTCGACGGCATGCACACGGTTTTCGGCCAAGTTTTAGTTGGCCAAGACATCGTCGATGCGATTCGCCAGGGCGACGTTATCAACTCGATCACGATTTCCGAAGCGTAA
- a CDS encoding fructosamine kinase family protein, protein MNEPAPDSTVPVSVAQQLEAQFGALQSVVEIAGGDINRAAQVAVGGENIFVKWNENAPSDLFEVEARGLEMLRAANALRVPQVLAIGEQFLALEYIGEGIIFNRDEWSKRFAEGLATQHRCLAPDAQFGLEASSYLGLMPQQNTPTTSWPHFWRNCRLAPQIDFARERGIGEERLRLLDEIQNRIEQLLDYNARPSLLHGDLWSGNYLAASASAVLVDPAIYYGDREAELGYIELFGGFPANFVAHYNAAWPLEDGYEQRRPVHQLYYLLAHFNLFGEPYGQTVERVCRQILERHGKATNSLTV, encoded by the coding sequence ATGAACGAACCAGCACCGGATTCGACCGTACCCGTTTCGGTTGCACAGCAACTGGAAGCACAATTCGGTGCGTTGCAGAGCGTGGTTGAAATCGCGGGCGGCGATATTAATCGCGCGGCGCAGGTTGCCGTTGGCGGCGAAAACATTTTCGTCAAATGGAACGAAAACGCGCCCAGCGATTTATTCGAAGTCGAAGCGCGCGGGTTGGAAATGCTGCGCGCTGCCAATGCGCTGCGCGTGCCGCAAGTTCTGGCAATTGGCGAACAATTTCTCGCGCTCGAATACATCGGCGAAGGCATCATCTTTAACCGCGATGAGTGGTCGAAGCGCTTTGCCGAAGGCCTGGCGACACAACATCGCTGCCTCGCGCCGGACGCGCAGTTCGGTTTAGAAGCGAGCAGTTATCTCGGCTTGATGCCGCAGCAAAATACGCCGACGACAAGTTGGCCGCACTTCTGGCGCAATTGCCGTTTGGCTCCGCAAATCGACTTCGCGCGCGAGCGTGGCATTGGCGAGGAGCGGTTGCGTTTGCTCGACGAAATTCAGAATCGTATCGAACAGTTGCTTGATTACAACGCGCGCCCTTCGCTGTTGCACGGCGATTTATGGAGCGGCAATTATCTCGCGGCGAGTGCGAGCGCGGTGTTGGTCGATCCGGCCATTTATTACGGCGACCGCGAAGCCGAACTGGGTTACATCGAATTGTTCGGCGGCTTTCCGGCGAATTTCGTCGCGCATTACAACGCGGCGTGGCCGCTCGAAGACGGCTACGAGCAGCGGCGTCCGGTTCATCAGTTGTATTACTTGCTGGCGCACTTTAATTTGTTCGGTGAGCCTTACGGCCAAACCGTCGAGCGTGTGTGTCGACAAATTCTGGAGAGACATGGAAAAGCCACCAATTCCCTCACCGTTTGA
- a CDS encoding low molecular weight protein-tyrosine-phosphatase yields the protein MIRVLFVCLGNICRSPMAEAVFAHLVRDAGLENQIEIDSAGTGNWHIGARAHHGTLDVLQRNNVPYDGRARQIVSRDLDDFDYVITMDDSNLANVRALADNNSHVAPLLSFAAESPTREVPDPYFCGGFDGVYDLVRAGCEGLLTHIRREHSL from the coding sequence ATGATTCGCGTTCTCTTTGTGTGTCTGGGTAATATTTGCCGCTCGCCGATGGCCGAGGCGGTTTTTGCACATCTGGTGCGCGACGCCGGTTTGGAGAACCAGATCGAAATCGATTCGGCGGGAACCGGAAACTGGCACATCGGCGCGCGGGCACATCATGGCACCCTCGATGTCTTGCAGCGCAACAATGTGCCTTACGATGGTCGCGCGCGTCAAATTGTGTCGCGTGATCTCGACGATTTCGATTACGTCATCACGATGGACGACAGCAATCTAGCGAATGTCCGCGCGCTTGCAGACAATAACTCGCACGTTGCGCCCTTGCTTTCATTCGCCGCCGAATCGCCCACGCGCGAGGTTCCCGACCCGTATTTTTGCGGCGGGTTCGATGGCGTTTACGATTTGGTTCGCGCAGGCTGCGAAGGCTTGCTGACGCACATTCGCCGCGAACACAGCCTATGA
- a CDS encoding MOSC domain-containing protein: MTLRQINVNPEGGVPKYAVSEARLETEGVAGDKQRNRKYHGGPMRAVCLYSWELIQSLQAEGHPIDAGTIGENLTLQGVDWQQLAPGTRLRIGEAELEITSYVVPCRNIRASFLNDNFMRIAREKNPGWGRYYARVVHEGLVRAGDEVKVF, encoded by the coding sequence ATGACGCTGCGACAAATCAATGTGAATCCAGAGGGCGGCGTGCCGAAATATGCTGTGTCGGAAGCGCGTCTGGAAACCGAAGGCGTCGCGGGCGACAAACAGCGTAACCGCAAATATCACGGCGGCCCGATGCGCGCCGTGTGCTTGTATTCGTGGGAGCTGATTCAATCGCTCCAAGCCGAAGGCCACCCGATTGATGCCGGAACAATCGGCGAAAATCTGACGTTGCAAGGCGTCGATTGGCAGCAGTTAGCGCCGGGCACGCGCCTCCGCATCGGCGAGGCCGAACTGGAAATTACGTCGTATGTCGTGCCGTGTCGGAATATCAGAGCCTCGTTTCTGAATGACAATTTTATGCGTATCGCGCGCGAAAAGAATCCGGGTTGGGGCCGCTATTATGCGCGCGTTGTGCATGAAGGGCTTGTGCGCGCAGGCGATGAAGTCAAGGTTTTCTAA
- a CDS encoding NUDIX hydrolase: MLQTLLENYQPFDEHETAMTERLRVFLAEAAHADAFGRELAGSEPRWGHVTGSAWVVDETLSRTVLVHHAKLGKWVQPGGHCESETDVLAVAQREAEEETSLDVEPITTEIFDIDVHEIPEYWRTPAHNHYDVRFLLRANSSHLPQTSDESHAVRWFSLDEALEISGEESVARMVEKTRRLAQRRANP, from the coding sequence ATGCTGCAAACGCTTTTAGAAAATTACCAACCGTTCGACGAGCACGAAACCGCAATGACCGAACGATTACGCGTGTTTCTCGCCGAAGCCGCACACGCCGACGCGTTCGGGCGCGAACTGGCCGGAAGCGAACCGCGCTGGGGCCACGTCACCGGTTCGGCTTGGGTTGTCGATGAAACGCTAAGCCGCACCGTTCTGGTGCATCACGCGAAGTTGGGAAAATGGGTTCAGCCCGGCGGCCATTGCGAAAGCGAAACCGATGTTCTGGCTGTCGCCCAGCGCGAAGCCGAAGAAGAAACCTCGCTCGACGTCGAACCGATTACAACTGAAATCTTCGATATCGACGTTCACGAAATTCCCGAATACTGGCGCACGCCGGCGCACAATCATTACGATGTGCGCTTTCTGTTGCGTGCGAATAGTTCGCACCTGCCGCAAACCTCCGACGAATCGCACGCCGTTCGCTGGTTTTCACTTGATGAAGCGCTCGAAATTTCGGGTGAAGAATCGGTGGCGCGCATGGTCGAAAAAACGCGGCGTCTCGCGCAGCGAAGGGCGAATCCATGA
- a CDS encoding sugar phosphate isomerase/epimerase, with protein sequence MNWIVSAFADEAGGDCAQQIKSLQRADLKHIDIRGIEGHNITTLPLDTAREIKKQLEDGGIAVNMFGSPIGKIDINDDLQGDIDRLRHLGELAPVLDCRAVRIFSFYNKAERPHIEWHAKSLSRLETLLDEAEKLGLVLFHENERHIFGDLCEDVLHIAPLRGDNFKLIFDFDNYNQSGENAWENWQRLADVTDAIHLKDSVNGQHTPVGLGGGYVREILIDAIARGWSGPLSIEPHLSHSGAVAATGPSGVANEQFAKLPAPESFHVAAETAMNLLREIGAPVA encoded by the coding sequence ATGAATTGGATCGTCAGTGCGTTCGCCGATGAAGCGGGCGGAGATTGCGCACAACAGATTAAAAGCCTGCAACGCGCGGACTTGAAGCATATCGATATCCGTGGCATTGAAGGTCATAACATCACAACGCTGCCGCTCGATACAGCGCGCGAAATAAAGAAGCAACTCGAGGACGGCGGAATTGCGGTCAATATGTTCGGCTCGCCGATTGGCAAAATTGACATCAACGACGATTTGCAGGGCGACATCGACCGTTTGCGTCATCTGGGCGAATTAGCCCCGGTTCTCGATTGCCGCGCGGTTCGGATTTTTTCGTTCTATAACAAAGCTGAAAGGCCGCATATCGAATGGCACGCCAAAAGCCTGTCGCGCCTGGAAACTCTGCTCGATGAAGCCGAAAAATTGGGCCTGGTGTTGTTCCACGAAAACGAACGCCACATTTTCGGTGATTTGTGCGAGGACGTTCTACACATCGCGCCTCTGCGTGGCGATAACTTCAAGCTGATTTTCGACTTTGACAACTACAATCAGAGTGGCGAAAACGCGTGGGAAAACTGGCAGCGATTGGCCGATGTCACCGACGCGATTCACCTCAAAGATTCGGTCAACGGCCAGCACACGCCGGTTGGCTTGGGCGGCGGTTACGTGCGCGAAATTTTGATCGATGCTATTGCGCGCGGTTGGAGCGGCCCGCTTTCGATTGAGCCGCATTTGTCGCATTCGGGTGCCGTCGCCGCGACTGGCCCCAGCGGAGTCGCTAACGAGCAGTTCGCCAAACTGCCTGCACCGGAAAGCTTCCACGTCGCCGCTGAAACCGCGATGAACTTGCTGCGCGAAATCGGCGCGCCGGTTGCGTAA
- a CDS encoding FecR domain-containing protein has product MKNFRKPSVRRGFTLLQLVSVIGLIMILSAMLFGVLGRGRAAARRSQCDIHMKEIAMALDTFRQENNHMPAQLAELVSKKYVSAETLRCPSDPELKNHAGDLNYTSYGDGYLIREPRDSGELPITVCSNHEVDGYHGVQAYKGRYTEQFTARPAQLVAGNWQGSVTITRPGQGVLTNPTSAAKPLELRGGDRVKVTAGYAKILFADSSSANITENSEMSILESYIEGQRSGPLYTLTRQFSGRIEYYVNPGSHFDVATPTATAGALGTKFTIELKPDTSLDQNTAPDTVLSVQEHSVALSTIERTIEVAPVDGAVNADEPASTSKKQREPRQRGKDKKDK; this is encoded by the coding sequence ATGAAAAACTTCCGCAAACCCTCTGTCCGACGCGGCTTCACGCTTTTGCAGCTTGTCTCTGTTATCGGACTCATTATGATTTTGAGTGCGATGCTCTTTGGTGTGCTGGGGCGTGGCCGCGCCGCAGCACGCCGGAGCCAGTGCGATATTCATATGAAAGAAATCGCGATGGCGCTTGACACTTTCCGTCAGGAAAACAACCACATGCCTGCGCAGTTAGCTGAATTGGTTTCAAAGAAGTACGTTTCTGCCGAAACCCTGCGTTGCCCTTCCGACCCGGAACTCAAAAATCACGCCGGCGATTTGAACTACACCTCGTATGGCGATGGTTATTTGATCCGCGAGCCACGCGACAGCGGCGAGTTGCCAATTACCGTTTGCTCCAATCATGAAGTCGATGGCTACCACGGCGTTCAGGCTTACAAAGGCCGCTACACCGAGCAATTCACGGCGCGTCCGGCCCAGCTCGTTGCAGGCAACTGGCAGGGTTCGGTGACGATCACACGTCCCGGACAGGGCGTTTTAACCAACCCGACAAGCGCCGCCAAACCTTTGGAACTGCGTGGCGGCGACCGTGTGAAAGTCACGGCAGGCTATGCAAAAATCCTGTTTGCCGATTCCTCGTCTGCCAACATCACCGAAAATAGCGAAATGTCGATTCTCGAATCGTATATCGAAGGCCAGCGCAGCGGCCCACTTTACACGCTGACCCGTCAGTTTTCGGGACGCATCGAATATTACGTCAACCCGGGCTCGCACTTCGATGTCGCCACGCCAACCGCGACAGCCGGTGCATTGGGCACGAAGTTCACTATCGAACTGAAGCCCGACACATCTCTCGACCAAAACACCGCTCCTGATACCGTGCTTTCTGTTCAGGAACATAGCGTTGCCCTTTCCACCATCGAACGCACGATCGAAGTCGCTCCGGTGGATGGCGCAGTGAATGCCGATGAACCGGCCAGCACCAGCAAGAAGCAGCGTGAGCCCCGCCAGCGCGGCAAAGACAAGAAGGACAAATAA
- a CDS encoding EAL domain-containing protein — translation MRTRAVRGALLGILVALTVWVAGGWFFFRSMERGAFELLFRARGIRYPAPQIVIVVADDSTISRYSYPLPRRVYADLIDHLAKVGAQVVAMDIMFVSPSAASHQSGTVDDAALIAASRRAGRVVHAAALNFEPNRDPLISNAQQGNATTILERFQIPDRGAASGDTVWGSAAMPSLQKTAAGLGHVNAPPEYNGVLYRIPHALRFRGGGEPVLYPSLALAAATVYYGASPKDIVVKSDSIVLPTPRNSETRERRIPVDSDGRTWVNWIGQHNSFTTYSITNILDGKIPAANLKDKIILVGTTAAGSFELRSTPFSTVQPAVELQANALDDILMNRSLHYAPFWWGFALLVLCPATVGAIALTRSGKFSIFATLGVCASLWFLALGVFSYGNILLQVAAPILVSLLTWGIATGYRQYQDAQQLRMAEERYAMAVRGANDGLWDWDVRTGEIYFAPRWKSMLGYADTEIGASLRDWFDLVHPDDLEQVKAQIDAHLADGVAHFESQHRMKHKDGRWVWVLSRGLRVDGDDGKPARMAGSQSDISLQVEANEQLERNAFYDSLTGLPNRALFLNLMSRALGRSRRSPDYRFAVLFMDLDRFKLVNDSLGHARGDEFLVAVARRLESCLRPGDTAARLGGDEFTVLLDDIGDAGAAARIVERIQSEIIKPFDVGGHEVFPTSSIGIALSGPAYHHPEELLRDADTAMYRAKALGRARHAVFDEAMHEHALGLLRLETDLRRALERQNFKVFYQPIVDLQSGHISGFEALVRWHHPERGMVPPGEFIALAEETGLIIPLDHIVLREACSQLEAWKIQFPEKSLTMSVNLSSKQFAQPDLVPQIGRIMNESGVDPKRLKLEITEGVLMNNPETAAAMLRELRAMNIRLSIDDFGTGYSSLSYLHRFPLDTLKVDQSFVNRMGTNGENSEIVRTIVTLARNLNMDVIAEGIETPSQMHQLRDLKCEYGQGYLFAKPLPAIDAEALLNHQPDWLAMR, via the coding sequence ATGCGAACACGAGCCGTGCGTGGCGCACTTCTTGGCATTCTGGTCGCGCTCACCGTTTGGGTGGCCGGCGGCTGGTTTTTCTTCCGCAGCATGGAACGCGGTGCGTTCGAACTGCTTTTTCGGGCGCGTGGCATTCGTTATCCGGCGCCACAAATTGTTATCGTCGTCGCCGATGATTCCACGATTTCGCGTTATTCGTATCCCCTGCCCCGACGCGTTTATGCCGATCTTATCGATCATTTAGCGAAGGTGGGAGCACAAGTTGTCGCGATGGACATTATGTTCGTCTCGCCTTCTGCCGCTTCCCATCAAAGCGGAACGGTCGATGACGCCGCTCTTATCGCTGCCAGTCGTCGGGCCGGACGTGTTGTCCACGCCGCCGCGCTGAACTTCGAGCCAAATCGCGATCCTCTAATTTCCAACGCCCAGCAGGGAAACGCGACCACAATTCTGGAGCGGTTTCAAATTCCCGACCGTGGCGCGGCCAGCGGCGATACCGTTTGGGGCAGCGCCGCCATGCCGTCGCTGCAAAAGACCGCTGCGGGTCTGGGCCATGTTAATGCCCCGCCCGAATACAACGGCGTTTTGTATCGCATTCCGCACGCACTGCGCTTTCGCGGTGGAGGCGAGCCGGTGCTTTATCCTTCGCTGGCGCTCGCGGCAGCGACGGTTTACTACGGTGCCTCGCCGAAAGATATTGTTGTGAAATCGGACAGCATCGTCTTGCCAACGCCGCGAAATTCGGAAACCAGAGAGCGCCGGATTCCCGTCGATTCCGATGGCCGGACATGGGTTAACTGGATTGGACAGCATAATTCGTTCACCACATATTCGATTACCAACATTCTCGACGGTAAAATTCCCGCCGCCAACCTCAAAGACAAGATTATTCTCGTCGGCACCACCGCTGCCGGTTCGTTTGAGCTTCGCTCGACTCCGTTCTCGACCGTACAGCCCGCTGTCGAATTGCAGGCTAATGCCCTCGACGACATTCTGATGAATCGGTCGCTGCATTACGCGCCGTTCTGGTGGGGCTTTGCACTTCTCGTCTTGTGCCCCGCAACAGTCGGCGCAATCGCCCTGACGCGCAGCGGCAAATTTTCCATATTTGCCACTTTGGGTGTCTGTGCCTCGCTGTGGTTTCTGGCTCTTGGCGTGTTTTCTTACGGCAATATCTTGCTGCAAGTGGCGGCGCCCATTCTGGTGAGCCTGCTAACCTGGGGCATCGCCACGGGCTATCGCCAGTATCAGGATGCGCAGCAGTTGCGCATGGCGGAAGAACGCTATGCGATGGCAGTGCGCGGAGCTAACGACGGATTGTGGGACTGGGATGTGCGCACCGGGGAAATCTATTTTGCCCCGCGCTGGAAATCGATGCTCGGCTACGCCGATACCGAAATCGGTGCCTCACTTCGCGATTGGTTCGACCTAGTTCATCCCGACGATCTTGAACAGGTGAAGGCGCAAATCGACGCGCATCTCGCCGATGGTGTCGCCCATTTCGAAAGCCAGCACCGCATGAAGCACAAAGATGGGCGCTGGGTGTGGGTTTTGTCGCGCGGTTTGCGTGTCGATGGTGACGATGGCAAACCGGCGCGCATGGCGGGTTCGCAGAGCGACATTTCCTTACAGGTGGAGGCCAACGAGCAGCTCGAACGCAACGCCTTTTACGACTCACTCACGGGCCTGCCCAATCGCGCGCTTTTCCTGAACCTGATGTCGCGTGCGCTGGGCAGGTCGCGGCGCTCTCCCGATTATCGGTTTGCCGTTCTCTTCATGGACTTAGACCGTTTCAAACTGGTCAACGACAGTTTGGGGCACGCGCGCGGCGATGAGTTTCTGGTGGCTGTCGCACGGCGTCTAGAATCATGTTTGCGTCCGGGAGACACCGCCGCGCGTTTGGGCGGCGACGAATTTACCGTTTTGCTCGATGACATCGGCGATGCCGGGGCCGCCGCGCGCATTGTTGAGCGGATTCAAAGCGAAATCATCAAGCCATTCGATGTCGGCGGCCACGAAGTGTTCCCTACCTCCAGCATCGGCATCGCGTTGAGCGGCCCGGCTTATCATCATCCTGAAGAATTGCTGCGCGACGCCGACACCGCGATGTATCGCGCGAAAGCTCTGGGTCGCGCGCGTCATGCCGTTTTCGATGAAGCGATGCACGAACATGCTCTGGGCCTCTTGCGCCTCGAAACCGATTTGCGGCGCGCCTTGGAACGCCAGAATTTCAAAGTGTTCTATCAGCCGATTGTCGATTTGCAAAGCGGCCATATCTCGGGGTTTGAAGCGCTTGTGCGCTGGCACCACCCGGAGCGCGGCATGGTTCCTCCGGGCGAATTTATCGCGCTTGCCGAAGAAACCGGCCTGATTATTCCACTCGACCACATCGTTTTGCGCGAGGCGTGCAGCCAGTTGGAAGCGTGGAAAATTCAGTTCCCCGAAAAGTCACTTACCATGAGTGTGAACCTTTCGAGCAAGCAGTTCGCGCAGCCCGATCTGGTCCCACAAATCGGGCGCATTATGAATGAAAGCGGCGTCGATCCCAAACGTCTCAAGCTGGAGATTACCGAAGGCGTGTTGATGAACAACCCTGAAACCGCCGCTGCTATGCTGCGTGAACTGCGCGCGATGAACATTCGCCTGTCTATCGACGACTTCGGCACCGGCTATTCTTCGCTGTCCTATTTGCATCGTTTTCCGCTCGATACGCTCAAGGTCGATCAGTCGTTTGTCAATCGCATGGGCACCAACGGCGAAAACTCGGAAATCGTGCGCACGATTGTAACCCTTGCGCGCAACCTGAATATGGATGTTATTGCTGAAGGCATCGAAACGCCCAGCCAGATGCACCAGTTGCGCGATTTAAAATGCGAATATGGTCAGGGTTATCTTTTCGCCAAGCCACTGCCAGCCATTGATGCCGAAGCGTTGCTCAACCACCAACCCGACTGGCTCGCCATGAGGTAA